In Paenibacillus sp. BIC5C1, a genomic segment contains:
- the ruvB gene encoding Holliday junction branch migration DNA helicase RuvB: MDDRIISANLMMEDQAVELSLRPRYLNEYIGQNQVKENLKIYIEAAKMRNEALDHVLLYGPPGLGKTTLANIIANELGVNLRTTSGPAIERPGDLAALLTNLQEGDVLFIDEIHRLHRTVEEVMYPAMEDFALDIMIGKGPSARSVRLDLPSFTLIGATTRAGLLSAPLRDRFGVISRLEFYTVDELAYIVSRASEILGVEIVGNAAEEIALRSRGTPRIANRLLKRVRDFAQVRGDGIITQALAEEALQRLQIDPRGLDEIDHKMLKSMINSFRGGPVGLDTIAATIGEESQTIEDVYEPYLLQIGMLQRTPRGRIVTDLAYHHLGLPVPPRDAK; the protein is encoded by the coding sequence ATGGATGACCGGATTATTTCCGCGAACCTGATGATGGAGGATCAAGCTGTGGAGCTTAGCCTTCGTCCCCGGTACTTGAATGAATATATCGGGCAGAACCAGGTCAAGGAGAATTTGAAAATATACATTGAGGCGGCCAAGATGCGTAATGAGGCACTCGATCATGTGTTGTTATATGGCCCGCCTGGACTTGGTAAAACAACACTTGCCAATATCATTGCCAATGAATTGGGTGTTAACTTACGCACAACATCGGGACCTGCGATTGAACGCCCAGGTGATCTGGCTGCCTTGCTTACCAACCTGCAAGAAGGGGATGTCCTGTTTATTGACGAGATTCATCGTCTTCATCGGACGGTAGAAGAAGTGATGTATCCCGCCATGGAAGACTTTGCGTTGGATATCATGATCGGAAAAGGCCCAAGTGCCCGCTCCGTACGTCTTGATCTGCCATCCTTTACGCTGATTGGAGCTACAACCCGTGCAGGTTTGCTGTCTGCTCCTCTCAGAGACCGGTTTGGTGTTATCAGTCGGCTGGAGTTCTACACGGTGGATGAGCTGGCCTACATCGTCTCACGCGCCTCAGAGATTCTGGGAGTGGAGATTGTAGGTAATGCCGCCGAAGAGATCGCATTACGCTCCCGTGGGACACCGAGGATTGCCAATCGATTGCTAAAAAGAGTACGTGACTTTGCCCAGGTACGGGGCGATGGTATCATCACACAGGCTCTGGCAGAAGAAGCACTGCAACGTCTTCAGATTGATCCACGTGGTCTGGACGAGATCGATCACAAGATGCTCAAATCAATGATTAACAGTTTCCGGGGAGGCCCGGTGGGTCTGGATACGATTGCCGCTACGATTGGCGAGGAGAGTCAGACCATTGAGGATGTATACGAGCCCTATCTATTGCAGATTGGCATGCTTCAGCGTACACCGAGAGGCAGAATTGTAACGGACCTGGCCTATCATCATCTGGGTTTGCCAGTTCCACCGAGAGACGCCAAATAA
- the ruvA gene encoding Holliday junction branch migration protein RuvA encodes MIDFLRGQFVHLENEYIVLDVHGVGYRVFCPNPFAFAKQEGEIMVYTHHHVREDAMLLFGFATREEQKLFRKLIEVSGIGPKVALGILAGGTPDHVVTAIYQENLTFLTKLPGIGKKTAQRMILDLKDKLDGFGAATYATGLFAPPSEEVGSGSAWDEAREGLKALGYTDSELDKVWLKLKKEVTSADSVDVLMKRALQMLFTG; translated from the coding sequence ATGATTGATTTCCTAAGAGGACAGTTCGTACATCTGGAGAATGAATATATTGTGCTTGATGTGCACGGCGTTGGTTATCGTGTATTCTGTCCAAACCCTTTTGCATTTGCGAAGCAAGAAGGCGAAATTATGGTGTATACTCATCACCATGTACGTGAAGATGCGATGTTGCTGTTTGGCTTTGCTACTCGTGAGGAACAGAAGTTATTTCGCAAGCTGATCGAGGTATCAGGTATTGGACCCAAAGTTGCTCTGGGTATACTCGCTGGCGGTACGCCCGACCATGTCGTGACTGCAATTTATCAAGAGAATCTGACGTTCCTGACCAAACTGCCGGGGATTGGTAAGAAAACAGCGCAGCGCATGATACTGGACCTTAAGGACAAATTGGATGGTTTCGGTGCTGCAACGTATGCAACAGGTTTGTTTGCCCCTCCTTCGGAAGAAGTGGGAAGCGGCTCTGCCTGGGATGAGGCTCGTGAAGGGCTTAAGGCGTTGGGTTATACCGACAGTGAACTGGATAAAGTTTGGCTCAAACTGAAGAAAGAAGTTACTTCGGCGGATTCTGTTGATGTGTTGATGAAACGGGCACTGCAAATGCTGTTTACGGGATAA
- the ruvC gene encoding crossover junction endodeoxyribonuclease RuvC, whose protein sequence is MRFLGIDPGIAIVGFGFVDKIGSKVTPVQYGCIQTEAHTPEEERLLHVYEGMVQLIDKYKPDAVALEKLFFNRNVTTAMSVSQARGVMVLAAAQKGLPIAEYTPMQIKQAIVGYGKAEKRQVQEMVKMFLRLQVIPKPDDVADALAVAVCHAHSYTLNSKLNEVLRK, encoded by the coding sequence TTGCGTTTTTTGGGAATTGACCCGGGGATTGCGATTGTTGGTTTTGGTTTTGTGGATAAAATCGGCAGTAAGGTAACACCTGTACAATATGGCTGTATTCAGACGGAAGCTCATACCCCTGAAGAGGAACGGCTGCTTCATGTATATGAGGGCATGGTACAGCTGATTGATAAATATAAACCAGACGCGGTAGCGTTGGAGAAACTTTTTTTCAATCGTAACGTCACAACAGCGATGTCTGTAAGTCAGGCTAGGGGTGTCATGGTACTGGCTGCTGCCCAGAAGGGACTACCTATAGCTGAATATACCCCGATGCAGATTAAGCAGGCGATTGTGGGATACGGAAAAGCAGAGAAGCGGCAAGTGCAGGAGATGGTCAAAATGTTTTTGCGTTTACAGGTGATCCCGAAGCCGGATGACGTAGCAGATGCTTTGGCTGTGGCAGTGTGTCATGCACACTCATATACATTAAATTCCAAGTTGAATGAGGTATTGCGAAAATGA
- a CDS encoding BofC C-terminal domain-containing protein has translation MNTFNFKKQFKRRWRRWKRTVWMSSALVAVAILAYSGLPISSAIERLLTTNFSEAVSVMGPAASEQRSEQEIQTLMEQLGSDPDRLTSVVLETQYICGVETEQLGKMAVPQLKMLLVQHPDWDAEVESAEVLRIKQHVDDLSPLCKEQAYISIDAVGNLNLYEGRPTEEKVIRTFFQMDVGTLETSLPEGVLEQLQQGIRVQDKDEYDSVISTFSDYAVDEANKEFRNGG, from the coding sequence GTGAACACGTTTAACTTCAAAAAACAATTCAAGAGACGCTGGCGCCGATGGAAAAGAACAGTGTGGATGTCTTCAGCGTTAGTTGCTGTAGCCATACTGGCATACAGTGGTTTGCCGATTTCTTCTGCAATTGAGCGTTTATTAACAACCAATTTCAGTGAGGCTGTATCCGTAATGGGACCTGCTGCGAGTGAACAAAGGTCTGAGCAAGAAATTCAGACTTTGATGGAACAACTCGGGTCTGATCCGGACCGTTTAACGAGTGTTGTATTGGAGACTCAATATATCTGTGGGGTAGAAACGGAACAATTGGGTAAGATGGCGGTTCCTCAATTGAAGATGCTGCTCGTTCAACACCCGGATTGGGATGCTGAGGTTGAATCGGCGGAAGTGTTACGCATTAAGCAACATGTGGATGATCTTTCTCCATTATGTAAAGAGCAGGCGTATATTAGCATAGATGCTGTGGGTAATCTTAATCTTTACGAAGGACGGCCTACAGAAGAGAAAGTCATCCGTACTTTTTTTCAAATGGACGTAGGTACGTTAGAGACATCATTGCCTGAAGGTGTGTTGGAGCAGTTACAACAAGGTATCCGTGTCCAGGACAAAGATGAGTATGACAGCGTAATCTCAACGTTCAGCGATTATGCGGTAGATGAGGCCAATAAAGAATTCCGTAATGGCGGATAA